The Streptomyces sp. ICC1 DNA window GCGCCGGGGTCGAGGAGGGCACCGCGGACCAGCGCGAAGACCACGTAGGCCAGCGGGTAGGCCAGCCACTGCGCGGCGTGGCGCGGGCGCAGGGTGCGCGGGGCGGTCAGGAAGAGGAAGTCCAGGACCGCGCATACGGGGGTGACCGTGTGGAGGAGCTGGTTGGCGACGGCCTTCGCCCCGGACAGTTCGTCCAGCTCCTCGACCACGTTGAAGGGGCTCGACGGGTTGGCCAGGACCAGGTGGAAGACCAGCCCGGTGACCAGGATGAAGAGGAGGACCCCGCCCCGCCAGAGCGGGCCGACGTCCGGCTCGCCCCGGTGGACGCGGACCGCGGAGAGGGCGAAGACCACCGCGACCAGGAT harbors:
- a CDS encoding Pr6Pr family membrane protein → MITPAARRLPTVVFRALIAAAALTGLVIECAYGSMPVVLSFFTIWTNILVAVVFALSAVRVHRGEPDVGPLWRGGVLLFILVTGLVFHLVLANPSSPFNVVEELDELSGAKAVANQLLHTVTPVCAVLDFLFLTAPRTLRPRHAAQWLAYPLAYVVFALVRGALLDPGAPARYTYPFIDVAQYGYARVALNALVLGIGFYALGLALVAADRHRPPRENRISSPAEGPLK